The Henckelia pumila isolate YLH828 chromosome 2, ASM3356847v2, whole genome shotgun sequence genome includes a window with the following:
- the LOC140882521 gene encoding putative disease resistance protein RGA3, whose protein sequence is MFAHFCNTSDPLNLCISQQKTEMGAESAAVQVLLEKLIAVASEEVGVVLGFEDELKTLQESSKMVQGFLEDVSKRCIQDDEALKPWLQNLDDVAFIIGNLLDEVNYEFIRRQVRMKMKLCGSLISFSGSVAFRRKMGHTMKDANARLKRINEDANSYGLQQRLADSAVSVPIVMETNSFAVDPFFIGRDGVVSTIVHDMIESNVELVVSVVPIVGMGGLGKTTLARNVFNHSSIRKVFSERIWVSVSKKIDNKGLLVKILESLSKNSVQESLGEETVLEQIRSKLEDTRYLLVLDDYLSDKMLEWDNFMNCMKGISPKRGNFIIVTTRNQDVASYVGTHTVPSIDFLSVDDCWSIIKARTFPSQPVPGDFETIGKEIALACQGLPLAANVVGGSLRGKGIDDWKSFQHESGFSKSGPTDDSVLKVLKISFDRLPSSLLKKCFAYCSIFIKGERLERVRLIQLWMAEGLLFENSDGRGDQVEILGDKFYNILLQNFFLHEPIMDKYGRIKYSKMHDFVHDLSCLVEKAKAHNAEDFTLRVRYLPVDLAVDLVHIIREQKSSPRTLFLSKFQATKYIYNLFINCIYLRVLDLHGTGIEELTSSIGILLHLRFLDLSDTHISNLPRSICKLFNLQTLRLIRCWSMRKLPEQLKFLVGLRHLAFSYLGHHLLYRMPPKMGNLTSLRTLSIFIVSDKEGCRIDELGCLKNLEGKLRIWNLEEVSDKEESRRTCLSEKQKIEHLKFVWSVRIQDMEGNNNDCEVLEGLQPHPNLKALTIKNFRGEHFPSWTMKMTVEQGGVLHKLIKIVLIDCEGCQEIPTLGHLPLLKMLRMDRLSNVRSIGPSFYYEDDSSRYVVPFPSLESLTLKDMSSLSDWVEAPNTGATAFPRLEYLKIERCRSMMTGPSHDFPSLKRLYISDVRSEVPLANICKKVSSLAELEITSNSDVPSDLVDMLLRNNQQLQALKISRCDNLTQVRLPDTLTSLVRLEISWCPNLASIRNLKGLSALQHMVIRECDELTELQAEMQ, encoded by the coding sequence ATGTTTGCACATTTCTGTAATACATCAGATCCCTTGAATTTGTGTATTTCACAACAAAAAACAGAGATGGGTGCAGAATCTGCTGCTGTTCAAGTTCTGTTGGAGAAGCTGATTGCTGTTGCTTCAGAAGAAGTGGGAGTCGTTCTGGGCTTCGAGGATGAACTGAAAACGCTGCAAGAATCATCGAAAATGGTTCAGGGGTTCTTGGAGGATGTATCGAAGAGGTGCATTCAAGATGACGAGGCTTTGAAGCCGTGGCTGCAGAATCTAGATGATGTGGCCTTTATAATTGGCAACTTGCTGGACGAGGTGAATTACGAGTTCATTCGTCGTCAGGTTCGAATGAAGATGAAGCTATGCGGCTCTCTGATCTCCTTCTCTGGTTCCGTGGCTTTTCGTAGGAAAATGGGACATACGATGAAGGATGCGAATGCGAGGTTGAAAAGAATCAATGAAGATGCCAACAGCTATGGTCTGCAGCAGAGATTAGCCGATTCGGCTGTTTCTGTTCCTATTGTGATGGAAACTAACTCGTTTGCAGTTGATCCTTTTTTCATTGGTAGAGATGGTGTCGTATCCACCATCGTCCATGATATGATCGAGTCCAACGTCGAATTGGTGGTCTCGGTGGTTCCCATTGTCGGGATGGGAGGGTTGGGAAAGACCACTCTAGCTCGGAATGTTTTCAATCATAGTAGCATACGGAAGGTTTTCAGTGAAAGGATTTGGGTCAGTGTGTCGAAAAAGATTGACAACAAAGGTTTGCTCGTGAAAATCTTGGAATCCTTGTCCAAAAATTCTGTCCAAGAATCTCTAGGGGAGGAAACTGTCTTGGAACAAATTCGATCCAAGCTGGAAGATACGAGATATTTGCTCGTACTCGACGATTATCTGAGTGACAAAATGCTTGAATGGGACAACTTCATGAATTGCATGAAGGGAATCAGTCCAAAGAGGGGGAATTTCATCATTGTTACCACTCGAAATCAAGACGTGGCATCATATGTGGGAACACATACGGTTCCTTCTATAGATTTCTTATCTGTTGATGACTGCTGGTCGATAATTAAGGCAAGAACTTTCCCTAGCCAACCAGTTCCAGGAGATTTTGAAACTATTGGAAAGGAGATTGCGCTTGCTTGTCAAGGTCTACCATTAGCAGCCAACGTGGTCGGAGGAAGTTTACGAGGAAAGGGAATAGATGATTGGAAGTCATTTCAACATGAAAGTGGGTTTTCAAAGTCCGGTCCCACTGATGATTCTGTGTTGAAAGTATTAAAGATCAGCTTTGATCGATTACCATCTTCATTACTTAAAAAATGTTTTGCATATTGTTCCATTTTTATAAAGGGGGAAAGGCTAGAGAGAGTAAGATTGATCCAACTTTGGATGGCAGAAGGGTTGCTATTTGAAAATAGTGATGGACGTGGTGATCAAGTGGAGATTCTAGGCGACAAGTTTTACAATATTCTGTTGCAAAATTTTTTCCTGCACGAGCCAATAATGGATAAGTATGGCAGAATCAAGTATAGCAAGATGCACGATTTTGTTCATGACCTATCCTGTTTGGTCGAGAAGGCAAAAGCTCATAATGCTGAAGATTTTACTCTTCGAGTAAGATATTTACCAGTCGACTTAGCAGTCGACTTAGTGCACATTATCAGGGAGCAGAAAAGTTCTCCGCGAACTTTGTTTCTCAGCAAATTCCAGGCGACCAAATACATTTACAATTTGTTCATAAATTGCATATACTTGCGTGTTCTTGATCTACATGGAACAGGCATTGAGGAATTGACAAGTTCAATCGGCATATTGTTACATTTGAGATTTCTCGACTTGTCTGACACTCACATAAGTAATTTGCCGCGTTCTATTTGTAAACTTTTCAATTTGCAAACTTTAAGGCTCATTCGTTGCTGGAGCATGAGGAAGCTTCCAGAGCAGCTGAAGTTTTTAGTTGGGCTGAGACACTTGGCTTTTTCTTACCTTGGACATCATTTACTTTACCGGATGCCACCTAAAATGGGGAACCTAACATCTCTTCGAACACTAAGCATTTTTATTGTGAGCGACAAGGAGGGATGTCGAATTGATGAGCTGGGATGTCTAAAGAATCTAGAGGGGAAACTAAGGATATGGAATCTTGAAGAAGTGAGTGATAAAGAGGAATCCAGGAGAACATGTTTATCAGAGAAGCAAAAAATAGAACATTTAAAGTTTGTGTGGAGTGTTCGAATCCAAGATATGGAAGGAAACAACAATGATTGTGAAGTGCTGGAAGGCCTCCAACCTCATCCAAATTTGAAGGCTTTAACCATTAAAAATTTCCGTGGAGAACACTTTCCATCATGGACCATGAAGATGACCGTCGAACAAGGCGGCGTTCTCCACAAACTCATCAAGATTGTCCTAATAGATTGTGAAGGTTGCCAAGAAATCCCAACACTCGGTCATCTGCCGCTTCTCAAGATGTTGCGGATGGACAGACTAAGCAACGTGAGATCGATAGGTCCTTCATTTTACTACGAGGATGATTCAAGCAGATATGTTGTGCCGTTTCCATCACTTGAAAGTTTAACACTAAAGGATATGAGCTCTCTGAGTGATTGGGTTGAAGCACCGAATACGGGGGCAACAGCCTTCCCCAGGCTTGAATATCTGAAAATTGAGAGATGCAGGTCCATGATGACCGGTCCGAGTCACGATTTTCCATCTCTTAAAAGATTGTATATTTCTGATGTACGCAGCGAAGTTCCTTTAGCAAATATATGCAAGAAAGTAAGCTCTCTCGCGGAACTGGAGATCACCAGCAATTCAGACGTGCCCTCCGACCTTGTCGACATGCTGTTGCGAAACAATCAACAACTCCAGGCACTCAAGATATCAAGATGTGACAACCTAACACAAGTCCGACTCCCGGATACCCTCACGTCTCTTGTTCGGTTAGAAATATCTTGGTGTCCTAATCTAGCCTCAATTCGAAATCTCAAAGGCCTCTCTGCTCTTCAACACATGGTGATTAGGGAATGCGACGAGTTGACGGAGTTGCAGGCTGAAATGCAATAG
- the LOC140879070 gene encoding uncharacterized protein, whose product MVYGTKAVLPAEIGQESARIMAYGENNQELRAMDLDLLEENRSRAAIRLTAYRKRMTQAYNKRVYPKVFHEGDLVMRKIQHPGERGKVEAKYEGPFKVIGKAGIAAYYLEDAEGKKGKRPWNAQHLKKYYP is encoded by the coding sequence ATGGTGTATGGAACTAAAGCCGTTCTCCCGGCAGAAATTGGACAAGAAAGTGCTAGGATAATGGCATATGGGGAAAACAATCAAGAACTGCGAGCAATGGATTTGGACTTACTAGAAGAGAACAGGTCCCGAGCTGCAATTAGGCTCACAGCCTATCGCAAACGAATGACACAGGCCTATAACAAAAGAGTATATCCTAAGGTTTTTCATGAGGGAGACCTGGTTATGCGAAAAATACAACACCCAGGGGAAAGAGGAAAGGTAGAGGCCAAGTACGAAGGCCCCTTCAAAGTGATAGGAAAAGCTGGAATAGCTGCATATTACTTGGAAGATGCCGAAGGCAAGAAGggtaaaaggccatggaatgctcAACATTTGAAAAAATACTATCCCTAG
- the LOC140879069 gene encoding uncharacterized protein, whose product MVTRRGIEANPEKDLKAYLKQLPVLNKPTQGKELFLYLAVTPRAASSVLVRRDGTNHQPVYFVSHALKGAELNYLTQEKLALALVITARKLRPYFLSHPITVLTNSILGKIATNPDTSGRLIRWITELSEYDIKFEPRTAIKAQALADFLAETVQLEQEELWKIFVDGSSCQSRSEAGILIISPWGEETNISIRLDFKASKNEAEYEALLLGLKAARNLGISRAILYSDSQLAIQQSNGKFECKDGKILRYVKALDKAKEGFTELNLELISRTKNIKEDHLARLASAHSNRPDPIVPGRELVSQLENLDDIIAQVPEGDWIYDIYQYLTKKELPSDSKKANEVKRRALRFVMIDQILFKRSFSQPLLKCLGPDEANYVLREIHEGSCGSHLGSLALARKALLAGFFWPTMRKDSSDLVNACYNCQRHANLQWRPAEYMKVVVAACPFDQWGMDIIGPFPVSTGQKKFLLVAINYFSKWVEAEPLAKITENEVLNFLWKNIVCRFGISRRLASDNGRQFYGSKVRAWCQEMKIE is encoded by the exons ATGGTTACAAGAAGAGGAATCGAAGCTAATCCCGAAAAG GACCTGAAGGCTTACTTAAAGCAATTGCCTGTGCTGAATAAGCCTACCCAAGGGAAAGAACTGTTCTTATATTTGGCGGTCACACCCCGAGCAGCCAGTTCGGTCCTGGTCAGGAGGGACGGAACAAATCATCAGCCTGTTTATTTTGTGAGTCATGCCTTGAAGGGAGCCGAACTCAATTACTTAACCCAGGAAAAGCTTGCCTTAGCTTtagtcatcactgcaagaaaatTGCGTCCTTACTTTTTGTCACATCCCATCACCGTGCTCACCAACAGTATTCTGGGAAAAATTGCAACCAATCCAGACACATCGGGGAGACTTATCAGATGGATTACAGAGCTGAGTGAGTATGACATCAAATTTGAGCCTCGGACAGCCATAAAAGCTCAAGCCCTAGCTGATTTCTTGGCAGAGACAGTTCAACTAGAACAAGAAGAGCTATGGAAGATTTTTGTAGATGGGTCATCATGTCAGTCCAGGAGCGAAGCTGGAATTTTGATCATCTCCCCTTGGGGTGAAGAAACTAATATTTCAATCAGATTAGACTTCAAAGCCTCAAAAAATGAAGCAGAATATGAGGCATTATTACTTGGGCTCAAAGCAGCACGAAACTTGGGTATCTCCCGAGCTATTCTGTATTCCGATTCCCAATTAGCAATCCAACAGAGTAACGGGAAATTTGAATGCAAAGATGGGAAGATACTGAGGTATGTCAAAGCACTAGACAAAGCCAAAGAAGGTTTCACCGAGTTGAACTTGGAGCTCATCTCCCGAACTAAAAATATCAAGGAAGACCACTTGGCCCGCCTAGCCAGTGCCCACAGCAACCGGCCCGATCCCATTGTTCCAGGCCGGGAGCTTGTTTCTCAGTTGGAAAATCTCGATGATATTATAGCTCAGGTACCGGAAGGAGATtggatatatgatatatatcagTATCTGACCAAGAAAGAATTACCAAGCGATAGTAAGAAAGCAAATGAGGTAAAAAGAAGGGCTCTTCGCTTTGTCATGATCGATCAAATCCTGTTCAAACGATCTTTCTCTCAGCctttgttaaagtgtttgggtcCTGACGAGGCTAATTATGTACTACGAGAAATTCATGAAGGGTCTTGTGGCAGTCACCTGGGCAGTCTTGCCCTAGCTCGAAAAGCACTCCTGGCGGGATTCTTCTGGCCTACTATGCGGAAAGACTCATCAGATCTGGTTAATGCATGTTATAATTGCCAAAGACATGCTAACCTACAATGGAGACCTGCAGAATACATGAAGGTAGTTGTGGCTGCTTGTCCTTTTGATCAGTGGGGAATGGACATTATAGGACCATTCCCTGTTAGCACGGGGCAGAAAAAATTTTTGTTGGTCGCGATCAACTATTTTTCTAAATGGGTAGAGGCCGAGCCCCTAGCTAAAATTACAGAAAACGAAGTGCTCAATTTTCTATGGAAAAATATAGTGTGCCGCTTCGGGATCTCTCGCAGGTTGGCATCAGATAATGGAAGACAGTTCTATGGATCCAAAGTTCGAGCATGGTGCCAGGAAATGAAGATCGAATAG